The nucleotide sequence GGAAGTGTTTTTGAGGTAAACTTGAAACGTGAAACTTGAAACGTGAAAACCACCCAAATCATCGCATGCACCCTCGTCGTGTTGTTCATGGTCGCACTGGCGGAGCCCAGCCTCGCGGATACGACGTGGGTGGCGGCGGGGGATGTCTCCGGGACGTGGACCGCGAACGGGAGTCCGTACCTGGTGTCAGGAGGGATTAGCGTCGCGCAGTTGGATACCTTGCGCATCGAGGCCGGGGTCCAAGTCCTGTTCCTCGATTATGGATGGGTCGAAGTGGTTACGGGCGGGGCATTGATCGCGACGGGTACCGCGACCGATTCGGTGGTCTTCACCAACGGCCCGGGATCCGCGCCGTGGTGGCGGGGAATCACCAGCGCGCCGGACGCGACGCTCGAATTCGCGTATTGTCGGATGAGTCTCTCGCGCGGGACCGGGACACCCATGAAGGCGACAGGCTGCCGCGTCAGGCTGGAACACAGTGAATTTAGCAATTGTGTGACCGATTATGTGGACCAGAGCGGGATCGGGGGGATTGCGGCGTTCATCGGCTGTGATGTGGAACTCCGGTCCTGCCGGTTTGAAGCCAACTGGCCAATCGGCGGTACACTGTGGTTCGGCAATGAATGCGTGGCAACCGTCGAAGACTGCGTGATTCGCGAATCGCGTTACTGGGGCGGCGAGCACTTCGCCGGGGGAATCTGCATCGGCAGCGGAACGATGGCGACGGTCAGGCGGTGCGTGATTGAAGACAATGATGGAGAGGGAATCAGTGTGGGCGAGGCCGACGCGCTGATCGACTCGTGCACGATCCGCGACAATCACAGCGCGAGCCCTGGCGGCGGGATCTATGTCGGGAGCAGTAACGCGCGCATCACCAACTGCCTGATCTCGGGCAACCACAGCGAGCAGGACGGCGGGGGTGTGTATGTTTCCTACGGTGAGGTCCAGATCGATCATTGCATCATCGCCGGGAACTCGGCCGCTGTCGGGGGCGGACTGGCCACGACTTACTATCCGGTGCTCACGATTTCGCGCACTACCATCGTTGAAAACTCCGTTACGGCTTCCGGGAGCGCGATCGAGATGGCCTACCCGGATTATACCGTGCTGACATCGTGTGTGATCGCTCGTAATACCGGCGCGGCGGCGGTGGCGAACCCGCCATCTGCTATTTGGAATCGATGCGGCGTGTTCTACAACTGCTTCTTCGAGAATCCGGATGGCAACTTCGCGCAAAACCCCGACCCCGATGCACTCGGCGTTGTCAGCCGTGTCAATGACAACCGGGACTCGTGCGATGTGCTGTACAACCTGTATCAGGATCCCGGCTTGCTGGATCTGGAAGGCGGCGACTACCGGCTCAGCGAGGATTCGCCGTGCATCGACGCGGGACAGCACTCGTTACCCCGCGATCCCGATTCGACGTTCGCGGATATCGGCGCATTCTATTACCACCACACGGTCCGGGCGGATGAACCCGGTCGGCCCGTACCTGAATTCGCGCTCGGCCAGAACTACCCGAATCCGTTTAACGCGACGACCACGATTCCGTTCGAGCTGGCGCGGGCGGAACGTGTGACGATTACCGTATTTGACCTGACCGGCCGAATGGTGACGACGCTGTTTGACGGGCAGGCGGCCGCCGGAGGTCATGTGATTCGCTGGAACGCCGCCGCCGAGGCGTCCGGAGTCTATTTCTGTCAACTCAAGACCCAAGACCGTGGCCACACGCAAAAACTCCTGCTGCTCAAGTAAGTTGCTCCTGCTGGCGCTACCGATACTGTTGTTCGCCGCCATGCTCACAGCGGACGAAACGCAGACCGACATCACGCGTACAACTGTCGCGCTGACCGGCGATTCCACGCGGGTTTATCTGCACGTTACCGCCGAGACGAGCTACGGCTGGTTCTGGCAGCGCTCCACGGGTCGCGCGTACACCACGAGCGACGTGAAGGGCAAGCAGCGCGTGAAGGTCGATAAGCTGTGCCTGACCTTGATGGCGCACGACACGACCACGCAGTGCGTGGAACAGGCGGACTCCATCGTCGTCACCGAAAAGAAACGCGGGATCGCGATTCCCCGCCGCACCGTCCGCCTCAGCGCGATCACGGAAGGGCCGGTGCTGGGGCCGGAGACGATGGAGATCAGGCCGTGAATGGCTGAAACACCGAAACTGCCGAATTTGTTGGCAGGCATTTAGGACATGGCGGTATCATCTATGAAACACATGGGGGTGTGTGATGGGACGAATGACTCTGGGGTTGCTGCTGTTGGTGTGTTCGATGGCGAGGGCGGATACCACGTTTGTGGCGGGACCGGAAGTGGCGGGGATTTGGACAGCCGCGGGAAGCCCGTATGTCGTGCAAAACGATCTCACGATTACGAGCGATGCGGCACTGACGATTGAATCCGGAGTGACCGTTCTGTTTGCGGGCTACTACCGGCTCGCGGTGGCCGCGGGGACGGTGCTGACCGCGACAGGCACGGAACAGAATCCGATTCGTTTCACCGCTGATACGACGGCAAATCCGGAACGATGGGCGGGAATCCGGATCGAGAACAATCTGGATACCTGCCGATTCGTTTACTGCGTATTCGAATTCGCGCGTAGCGACAGCGCGGGCGCGCGCGCCGCACCGATGCACGTGAATATCGGCCGCGCCGGCTTCGAGCACTGCACGTTCCGTGACAATGAAGGCAGCTACGAGGGCGGGGCACTGGCGGTGTGGAATTCGTGGACAGAGATCCGGGCCTGTCTGTTCGAGCGAAACCGCTGCGAGGTGAATGGCGGCGCGCTGCAACTCTTCCGCTGCGCCGAGCCGAGCGTGATGGAAGACTGTCGCTTCACCCGGAACCAGGGCCAGCGCGGAGGCGCGCTGGATATCTTCGACTGCCCGGGGATGTTCGTCCGCCGCTGCGAATTTGATTCCAACTACGCCACGGACTACGGCGGTGGAATTTGGGCCGAAGACGGGGAAGCCTATTTTGAAGACTGCGATGTGTACGAGAACAGCTGTGGTGGTAGTGGTGGAGGAATCGCAGCGACGTTCGGGGGAACGTGCGAATTCAGGCGCTGCACCGTGCGCGCCAATCACGTCGGACCGTTTGAGCAAGGTGGCGGTTTGTGGGTGGCCAGCCATCTGATCCTCACGAACTGCCTGATCACCGACAATCAAGGCGGTCAAGGTGGCGGGCTGTTTGTCTCGTCCGGCGGATATGATCCCACGTTGGAGCGCTGCACGATTGTCGGGAATCAGGCGGCGATCGAGGGCAGCGGAATCTATGTCAGCCCCTTCTCTACCCCGCGGCTGCGAGCCTGCGTCTTCGCCTTCAATTCGGACGGCGCCGCGCTTTACAACCCGCCCGCTCCTCAACGGCTTTCGTATTGCGCCTTCTTCGGAAACACCGAGGGCAACTTTGCGGGCGACAGCGTTGATACCTTGCTGGGATTGCTCGACCGCGTCAATGCCAACGGCGACTCCTGTGACAGTCGCCACAACATCTTTCTTGATCCGCTGTTTGTCGATGCCGAGCAGGGCGACTTCCAGCCGACCGCGACCTCGCCGCTGATTGATGCGGGGAATCCGCCGCCGGTACTGTCGCGCGATCCGGATTCGACGGTGGCCGATATCGGCGCGTTCTATTTCCATCAACCGAACGACGCGCGGGCGGGCGCTCCGGTAGCGCGCGCGTTCTGGCTGGCGCAGAATTACCCGAATCCGTTCAACGCAGGCACCCGGATCGAGTTTCAACTGGAGCAGGTCGCA is from candidate division KSB1 bacterium and encodes:
- a CDS encoding right-handed parallel beta-helix repeat-containing protein, whose protein sequence is MKTTQIIACTLVVLFMVALAEPSLADTTWVAAGDVSGTWTANGSPYLVSGGISVAQLDTLRIEAGVQVLFLDYGWVEVVTGGALIATGTATDSVVFTNGPGSAPWWRGITSAPDATLEFAYCRMSLSRGTGTPMKATGCRVRLEHSEFSNCVTDYVDQSGIGGIAAFIGCDVELRSCRFEANWPIGGTLWFGNECVATVEDCVIRESRYWGGEHFAGGICIGSGTMATVRRCVIEDNDGEGISVGEADALIDSCTIRDNHSASPGGGIYVGSSNARITNCLISGNHSEQDGGGVYVSYGEVQIDHCIIAGNSAAVGGGLATTYYPVLTISRTTIVENSVTASGSAIEMAYPDYTVLTSCVIARNTGAAAVANPPSAIWNRCGVFYNCFFENPDGNFAQNPDPDALGVVSRVNDNRDSCDVLYNLYQDPGLLDLEGGDYRLSEDSPCIDAGQHSLPRDPDSTFADIGAFYYHHTVRADEPGRPVPEFALGQNYPNPFNATTTIPFELARAERVTITVFDLTGRMVTTLFDGQAAAGGHVIRWNAAAEASGVYFCQLKTQDRGHTQKLLLLK
- a CDS encoding right-handed parallel beta-helix repeat-containing protein, with translation MTLGLLLLVCSMARADTTFVAGPEVAGIWTAAGSPYVVQNDLTITSDAALTIESGVTVLFAGYYRLAVAAGTVLTATGTEQNPIRFTADTTANPERWAGIRIENNLDTCRFVYCVFEFARSDSAGARAAPMHVNIGRAGFEHCTFRDNEGSYEGGALAVWNSWTEIRACLFERNRCEVNGGALQLFRCAEPSVMEDCRFTRNQGQRGGALDIFDCPGMFVRRCEFDSNYATDYGGGIWAEDGEAYFEDCDVYENSCGGSGGGIAATFGGTCEFRRCTVRANHVGPFEQGGGLWVASHLILTNCLITDNQGGQGGGLFVSSGGYDPTLERCTIVGNQAAIEGSGIYVSPFSTPRLRACVFAFNSDGAALYNPPAPQRLSYCAFFGNTEGNFAGDSVDTLLGLLDRVNANGDSCDSRHNIFLDPLFVDAEQGDFQPTATSPLIDAGNPPPVLSRDPDSTVADIGAFYFHQPNDARAGAPVARAFWLAQNYPNPFNAGTRIEFQLEQVAAVRLQVFDVLGSEVAVLVDETLAAGTHGLQFDGHELASGLYFYRLETDGAQETKKMLLLK